In Nitrospira sp., a single genomic region encodes these proteins:
- the soxC gene encoding sulfite dehydrogenase: MSAHPEDQAVRAPEELFDEHRPEPLVNRRTWLGRAAAVVGVTIAETMLSPVRAEEPAASADPTKVPGSPPSRYGHRSEFETSERVPRSWWSTLTPLQDLQGIVTPASLHFERHHNGIPSIHPGRHRLLVHGLVERPLIFTVEELKRFPSVSRLLFIECSGNSAPEWRASAGQTAQQTHGLTSTNEWTGVRLSTILKEVGAKPDGTWLLAEGSDAAAMTRSLPLADILDDALLCYAQNGEALRPEQGYPLRLVIPGWEGNTCIKWLRRLKLGTAPFMTREETSQYTDLMPDGTARQFTMVMEAKSVITSPSGGQTLQPGFIEIRGLAWSGRGSITKAEVSTDGGRSWEQARLQEPVLPKCHTRFRLPWRWDGMETILQSRCTDETGYVQPSRAALVAVRGIHSVYHYNAIQSWKISRDGQVTNVHV, encoded by the coding sequence ATGAGCGCGCACCCTGAGGATCAGGCAGTGCGAGCGCCGGAGGAGTTGTTCGACGAGCATCGGCCTGAGCCGCTGGTCAACCGTCGCACTTGGCTGGGCCGGGCGGCGGCCGTCGTGGGAGTCACGATCGCTGAGACCATGCTCAGTCCTGTGCGCGCCGAAGAGCCGGCGGCTTCGGCCGATCCGACAAAAGTGCCAGGGTCTCCGCCCAGCCGCTACGGGCATCGCTCGGAGTTCGAGACAAGCGAGCGGGTGCCTCGCTCTTGGTGGTCCACTCTCACTCCACTCCAGGACCTTCAGGGCATCGTGACCCCCGCGTCCTTGCACTTTGAACGCCACCACAACGGCATCCCGAGCATTCATCCGGGCCGTCACCGGCTGCTTGTCCATGGCCTGGTCGAGCGACCGCTCATCTTCACGGTCGAGGAACTGAAGCGCTTTCCCTCGGTGTCGCGGCTCCTCTTCATCGAGTGTTCGGGAAATTCCGCGCCTGAATGGCGAGCCTCCGCGGGGCAGACTGCCCAGCAGACCCACGGGCTCACGAGCACCAACGAATGGACCGGTGTGCGGCTTTCGACGATCCTCAAAGAAGTCGGCGCGAAACCCGACGGCACCTGGCTACTGGCGGAAGGCAGCGACGCCGCAGCCATGACGCGCAGCCTCCCCCTCGCCGACATCCTGGACGACGCGCTCCTCTGTTACGCGCAAAACGGCGAGGCGCTCAGGCCGGAACAGGGTTACCCGCTCAGGCTGGTGATCCCCGGGTGGGAAGGCAATACCTGTATCAAGTGGCTCAGACGTTTGAAGCTGGGAACCGCTCCCTTCATGACGCGCGAGGAGACGTCTCAATATACCGATCTCATGCCCGACGGCACAGCGCGGCAGTTCACGATGGTGATGGAAGCCAAATCCGTCATCACCAGTCCTTCGGGCGGACAGACGCTACAGCCCGGCTTCATCGAAATCCGCGGACTCGCCTGGAGTGGTCGCGGGTCGATCACCAAGGCGGAGGTCAGCACCGACGGAGGCCGTTCGTGGGAGCAGGCTCGCCTCCAAGAGCCGGTCCTCCCCAAATGCCACACGCGGTTTCGTTTGCCCTGGCGGTGGGACGGGATGGAAACCATTCTCCAGAGTCGCTGCACCGACGAAACCGGATACGTGCAACCCAGCCGCGCGGCCCTGGTCGCGGTGCGCGGGATCCATTCCGTCTACCATTACAACGCCATTCAGAGCTGGAAGATTTCGCGGGACGGGCAGGTGACCAATGTCCATGTCTAG
- a CDS encoding cytochrome c, translating into MSRTAAAVWVITLGSAWLAGSALAGDNNIPLGYGFGRSPAEKEIQIWDIDVAPTGVGLPPGRGTVTQGAAVFSAKCAVCHGPTGQEGPMDRLVGGQGTLTTGQPIKTIGSYWPYATTLFDYVRRAMPFPAPQSLTADEVYAVVAWLLHQNGILPADAALDARTLPAVQMPNRTGFTPDPRPDVLK; encoded by the coding sequence ATGTCTAGGACTGCGGCGGCAGTGTGGGTGATCACTCTAGGATCGGCCTGGCTTGCCGGCTCGGCTCTGGCAGGAGACAACAATATACCGCTCGGCTATGGATTCGGCCGCTCACCCGCCGAGAAGGAGATACAGATCTGGGACATCGATGTCGCCCCGACCGGTGTCGGCCTGCCTCCGGGTCGTGGGACGGTTACCCAGGGGGCAGCCGTGTTTTCCGCGAAGTGCGCGGTCTGCCATGGTCCGACCGGCCAGGAAGGACCGATGGACCGGCTCGTGGGCGGACAGGGCACGCTCACCACAGGACAGCCCATCAAGACCATCGGCAGCTACTGGCCTTATGCCACAACATTGTTCGATTACGTTCGCCGCGCGATGCCGTTCCCCGCTCCGCAATCCCTGACAGCCGACGAGGTGTATGCCGTCGTTGCCTGGCTGCTGCACCAGAACGGCATCCTTCCGGCTGATGCGGCACTCGATGCGCGGACGCTCCCTGCCGTTCAGATGCCGAACCGCACAGGCTTCACGCCTGATCCTCGACCCGATGTGTTGAAGTAG
- a CDS encoding nuclear transport factor 2 family protein, with the protein MEPETVRAAVARYFAAIRQMDADAWVACFAEQATSYEPGAPAPLQGHAALRQFFLGVVGAFEKVGLTEDHVFLSGNRAAVKFTGRGIGKNGRSVVFEGIDVFEIHSDGRIHTMWGYWNPAAMLAQLQG; encoded by the coding sequence ATGGAACCTGAGACCGTTCGGGCGGCGGTGGCCCGATATTTCGCTGCGATCCGACAGATGGACGCCGATGCCTGGGTCGCCTGCTTTGCGGAGCAGGCGACCAGTTATGAACCGGGGGCTCCTGCTCCTCTGCAAGGCCATGCGGCATTGCGCCAATTCTTTCTCGGAGTCGTCGGCGCGTTCGAGAAAGTCGGCTTGACCGAAGATCATGTCTTCCTGTCCGGCAACCGTGCCGCCGTGAAGTTCACGGGGCGCGGCATCGGGAAGAACGGCCGATCGGTCGTCTTCGAAGGCATCGATGTGTTTGAAATCCACTCGGACGGAAGAATCCATACGATGTGGGGCTACTGGAATCCGGCCGCGATGCTGGCGCAACTGCAGGGGTGA
- a CDS encoding methyltransferase domain-containing protein — MSRSSSDDPSTDPGRINVTAFEQIDAAANVQDYVHILDVFDRLEGIQRLKKAAIERCRIRPGLSVLDSGCGIGLETVKLAGLVAPSGQVVGLDYSRKFLDVAQRRGAGLDLPITYRQGDAQQLPFPNAAFDVSRSERLFPYLSDPQRALTELIRVTKPAGWVYLIEPDFETVTINLSDRSLVRKVLHYDCDHHTKNGWIGRELPRLFKSSGLVDVAVEASVVVFEPESFSAYFLEIGRAAASNQVITATGLKQWEDDIHRLRDAHELFCTISYFMVAGRVREGS, encoded by the coding sequence ATGTCAAGAAGCAGTTCCGACGATCCTTCCACTGATCCCGGCCGCATCAACGTCACAGCCTTTGAGCAAATCGACGCGGCCGCGAACGTGCAGGACTATGTCCATATCCTCGATGTCTTCGACAGGCTCGAGGGAATCCAACGGCTCAAGAAAGCCGCGATCGAACGATGTCGCATCCGGCCAGGCCTGTCGGTACTGGACAGCGGGTGCGGCATCGGCCTGGAGACGGTCAAACTAGCCGGACTTGTGGCTCCATCAGGTCAGGTCGTCGGCCTCGATTACAGTCGCAAGTTTCTGGATGTCGCACAACGACGAGGGGCCGGCCTCGATCTTCCGATCACGTACCGGCAGGGAGATGCGCAACAACTTCCGTTCCCGAACGCCGCCTTTGATGTCTCGAGGAGCGAGCGCCTGTTTCCCTATCTCAGTGATCCGCAACGGGCTCTGACCGAATTGATTCGTGTGACGAAGCCCGCTGGATGGGTCTACCTGATCGAGCCGGACTTCGAGACGGTCACGATCAACCTGAGCGATCGAAGTCTGGTTCGGAAGGTCCTTCACTACGACTGCGACCACCATACCAAGAACGGCTGGATCGGTCGTGAGCTGCCGAGACTCTTCAAGTCCAGCGGACTGGTCGATGTCGCAGTCGAAGCCAGTGTCGTCGTCTTCGAACCGGAGAGTTTCAGCGCGTACTTTCTGGAGATCGGCCGCGCCGCGGCCAGCAATCAGGTCATTACCGCCACGGGGCTGAAACAGTGGGAAGACGACATCCATCGATTACGCGATGCTCATGAGTTGTTCTGCACGATCAGCTATTTCATGGTCGCCGGCCGAGTACGCGAAGGATCGTGA
- a CDS encoding PilZ domain-containing protein, whose protein sequence is MADPRSHTRIPVRVSGCFAFGSGGWVEGIVVDLAAGGCRIETRARIQPPSYLQLILTPSAEDLPISIDLAVARWVKEGQVGVRFLSLQTEQQDRLHWLLARDGQSLDVPSISQIPETAGLSPENA, encoded by the coding sequence ATGGCCGATCCTCGCAGCCACACAAGGATTCCAGTCCGAGTCTCGGGCTGTTTTGCGTTTGGATCGGGCGGTTGGGTCGAAGGGATCGTCGTCGATCTGGCCGCCGGAGGCTGTCGTATTGAAACCAGGGCCAGGATCCAGCCGCCCAGCTATCTGCAATTGATCCTCACTCCATCCGCCGAAGACCTGCCCATCAGTATCGATCTTGCCGTGGCTCGATGGGTGAAAGAGGGTCAGGTCGGCGTCCGTTTCCTCAGCCTGCAGACCGAACAGCAAGACCGACTCCACTGGCTCCTCGCTCGAGACGGTCAGAGCCTCGACGTTCCAAGCATCTCACAGATTCCAGAGACGGCAGGACTTTCCCCGGAGAATGCGTGA
- a CDS encoding DUF1080 domain-containing protein — protein MRTWWEKALVLCLLLFAPTDGNAQDRPGVFTDPTNAGPDFEIQGEYLGMSHSELGEGRWGAQVTALGEKRFHLVLFSGGLPGQGGHPGDRNMTADGISGEDGTTFHVDFWHATIKQGVLTLYGRDQSQMGALTRIERKSPTQGSAPPPGSVVLFDGSTADAFTNGNIVMKNLLAADAASRQTFGDHLLHLEFRVPFKPAARGQGRGNSGVYLQNRYELQILDSFGFEAGHDGCGGIYSIAAPSVNMSFPPLTWQTYDVDFTAARFDHDGKKQRNARVTVRHNGVVIHDDVELSHGTPGRAPEGPLPDVLYLQGHGDPVVFRHIWVVPKEDHIPQ, from the coding sequence ATGCGCACCTGGTGGGAGAAAGCGTTGGTACTCTGTCTGCTGTTGTTCGCCCCGACAGACGGAAATGCGCAGGATCGTCCCGGAGTATTTACGGATCCCACCAACGCCGGACCGGATTTCGAAATCCAAGGCGAATACCTCGGAATGTCCCATAGTGAACTCGGCGAAGGACGCTGGGGCGCACAAGTCACGGCTTTGGGAGAGAAGCGGTTTCATCTCGTCCTCTTTTCGGGCGGCTTGCCGGGACAGGGCGGGCATCCAGGTGATCGGAACATGACGGCCGATGGAATCTCCGGCGAGGACGGTACGACATTTCATGTCGATTTCTGGCACGCGACCATCAAACAGGGCGTCTTGACCCTGTACGGTCGAGATCAGTCGCAAATGGGAGCCTTGACTCGCATTGAACGGAAGAGTCCCACGCAAGGAAGCGCGCCGCCGCCAGGCTCGGTCGTCCTGTTCGACGGAAGCACCGCCGACGCCTTCACGAACGGCAACATCGTCATGAAGAATCTCCTGGCCGCGGATGCAGCCAGCCGCCAGACATTCGGCGACCATCTGTTGCATCTGGAGTTCCGCGTGCCGTTCAAACCGGCGGCGAGAGGACAAGGCCGCGGCAACAGCGGCGTCTATCTGCAGAACCGATACGAACTGCAGATTCTGGATTCCTTCGGGTTCGAGGCCGGACATGACGGCTGCGGCGGCATCTATAGTATTGCCGCGCCGTCGGTCAATATGAGCTTTCCACCGCTCACCTGGCAAACCTACGATGTCGACTTCACCGCTGCACGCTTCGATCACGATGGGAAGAAGCAGCGCAACGCCCGCGTGACCGTCCGCCACAATGGCGTGGTGATTCACGACGATGTAGAATTGTCTCACGGGACCCCCGGCCGCGCGCCGGAAGGACCGCTGCCGGACGTGCTCTATCTTCAAGGTCACGGCGACCCTGTCGTGTTTCGTCACATCTGGGTCGTTCCGAAAGAGGATCACATACCGCAATAA